The Candidatus Woesearchaeota archaeon genome includes a region encoding these proteins:
- a CDS encoding DNA-directed RNA polymerase subunit B'' has product MDRAKTIIKKYYEEQGFIDSEIESFNNFVEHQLQEIIDQNKVVEPTIIPPNVEKFEIRFDKIWVTQPEITEADGSTRPIYPIEARLRKISYAAPIYMEVSAHINGVQRETLTTQIGTLPIMLRSKHCHLSKLKKEELIAKGEDPTDPGGYFIINGTEKVLITVEDLAANRLLIEKNKVGPSLYTGRLFSEGGAYKIPHTFEKMKDGIYYLTFTRVKKVPVIVLMKALGLVKDEEIMRHISKDKHFDSVIVNLFEFVDIKSREDALDYLAKKTGITQAREQRIERMEEILDKYLLPHIGMTAESREAKAKNLAKLLKKFVLTCNGEIELDDKDHYANKRLKMSGDLLADLFAVNFKVLINDMLYNFQRIVKRGKFPSLKVLIREKLLTQRLYSSLATGAWSGGRKGISQRIQRLNFNETMSHLQRVVSPLSASQENFAARELHPTHWGRICAMESPEGTNIGLRKNLALLSRVSADTAEEEVAKTLKSLGVRVD; this is encoded by the coding sequence ATGGATAGAGCAAAGACAATTATCAAAAAATACTATGAAGAGCAAGGATTCATTGACTCAGAAATTGAATCATTCAATAACTTTGTTGAGCACCAACTTCAAGAGATTATTGATCAAAACAAGGTTGTTGAACCGACAATTATTCCTCCCAACGTTGAAAAATTTGAAATTCGCTTTGATAAGATTTGGGTAACTCAACCCGAGATTACTGAAGCTGATGGTTCTACTCGTCCAATTTACCCAATTGAGGCAAGACTAAGAAAAATTTCTTATGCTGCTCCTATTTACATGGAAGTCTCTGCACATATTAACGGAGTACAAAGAGAAACCCTTACAACGCAGATCGGAACGCTTCCCATCATGCTTAGATCAAAGCATTGCCACCTCTCCAAACTTAAAAAAGAAGAACTGATCGCAAAAGGTGAAGATCCTACTGATCCAGGAGGTTACTTCATTATTAATGGGACGGAAAAAGTTTTGATTACCGTTGAAGATCTTGCTGCGAACAGACTTCTCATAGAGAAAAATAAAGTTGGACCTTCTTTGTATACTGGACGTTTATTCTCAGAAGGTGGGGCGTACAAAATCCCTCATACGTTTGAGAAGATGAAAGACGGTATTTACTACCTCACGTTCACACGGGTTAAGAAAGTTCCCGTTATTGTTTTGATGAAAGCGCTTGGACTTGTTAAAGATGAAGAGATCATGCGCCATATTTCTAAGGATAAGCACTTTGACTCCGTCATTGTTAACTTATTTGAGTTTGTTGATATCAAGTCACGTGAAGACGCTCTTGATTACCTGGCTAAGAAAACAGGAATTACTCAGGCAAGAGAGCAAAGAATTGAACGCATGGAAGAGATTCTTGACAAGTACTTGCTTCCGCACATTGGTATGACTGCGGAATCTCGTGAAGCAAAGGCTAAGAACCTTGCTAAACTCCTTAAGAAATTCGTGCTCACCTGTAATGGTGAGATAGAGCTTGATGATAAGGACCATTATGCAAATAAGCGTCTTAAAATGTCAGGAGATCTTCTTGCAGATCTATTTGCAGTAAATTTCAAGGTATTGATTAATGATATGCTCTACAACTTTCAGCGTATCGTTAAAAGAGGTAAATTTCCTAGCTTGAAAGTGTTGATTAGAGAGAAACTTCTTACTCAGCGCTTGTACTCGTCTCTTGCTACGGGTGCTTGGAGCGGTGGACGTAAAGGGATTTCTCAGAGAATTCAGCGTCTTAATTTCAATGAGACTATGTCTCACTTGCAAAGAGTTGTTTCACCTCTTTCTGCTAGCCAGGAGAATTTTGCTGCACGTGAACTTCACCCCACACATTGGGGGCGGATTTGTGCTATGGAGTCTCCTGAGGGTACCAACATTGGTCTTAGAAAGAACCTTGCACTGCTCTCAAGAGTTAGTGCAGATACAGCTGAAGAAGAAGTTGCTAAAACTCTTAAATCACTAGGAGTGAGGGTGGATTAA
- a CDS encoding DNA-directed RNA polymerase subunit H: MTKANKHRLVPEHIKLTEEEKKKVLEEYNIQVNQLPIIFASDPAIKDLGAAPGDVIKIIRKSKTAGESVFYRGVANG; the protein is encoded by the coding sequence ATGACAAAAGCAAACAAACACAGACTTGTTCCTGAACACATCAAACTCACTGAAGAAGAGAAAAAAAAGGTTCTCGAAGAATACAACATACAAGTAAACCAACTACCAATTATCTTCGCTAGTGATCCAGCAATTAAAGATCTTGGCGCTGCACCAGGAGATGTTATTAAGATCATAAGAAAGAGTAAAACAGCAGGAGAATCCGTATTCTACAGAGGGGTTGCAAATGGATAG